The nucleotide sequence CGATGACAAGCCCCAGCTGCACGAAGAAGAAACACCCCCGGGCCCGGGTTGGGCTCGGGGGTGTGACTATCGATCCGGCCGCTGAAGACCCAGCACCTTGATGCGGTACTGCAGCGTCTGCCGCGGCAGCCCGAGGATGCGGGCCGCCCGGCTCAGGTTCCAGTCCGCCTCCTCCAGCGCCTGCTGCACCGCGGCCCGCTCCAGGTGCGCCAGGCTCCGGCGGAGTTGGGCGGGATCCACCCGGTCGGGCCTGAGCGGGATCACCCCGGGCCGGTCCGGCGGGTGGGACGGCGCCTGCCCGGTGAGCCCATGCTCCGCGGCCGCCCGCTGCAGGTGTGCGGGCAGGTCGATCAGCGTGATCTCCGGACCGCCGGCCAGCTGCAGCGCCGCCTCCAGCGCGTGCTCCAGCTCCCGCACGTTGCCCGGCCAGGTGTGGATCTGGAAGAGTCGCTCCACCTCAGGACTGAGCGGGCGGCGCTGCGCGCCCAGGCGTGCGCTGTGCTGCGCCAGGAAGTGCTCCGTGAGCAGCGGGATGTCCGAACGCCGCTCCCGCAGCGGGGGCAGCTCGAGGGTCACCACGTTGATCCGGTAGTAGAGGTCGCGCCTGAGGCGCCCGGCGGCCACCGCCGCCCACGGCTCCTCGTTGATGGAGGCGATCACCCGCACGTCCACCTGCCGCTCGGCCGCGTCGCCCAGCCGGCGGATGCGGCCGTCCTGCAGCACCCGGAGCAGCTTGGCCTGCAGGTCGGGCTGCATGGAGTTGATCTCGTCCAGGTAGAGCGTGCCGCCGTCGGCGAGCTCGAACAGCCCCGGCCGGTCCTCCGCTCCGGTGAACGAGCCCCGGGCGGTGCCGAAGAGCAGCGACTCCAGCAGCCCCTCCGGCAGCGCGGCGCAGTTCTGCGCCACCAGCGGCCGGCTCCGCCGGGGACTGGCCGCGTGGATGGCGTGCACCAGCAGCTCCTTGCCCGTGCCCGTCTCGCCGTAGACCAGCACCGGCGAGTCCGTCCGGGCGGCCCTCAGCGCCCGCTCCTTCACGGTCGCCATGGCGGGGTGCTCGCCCACCAGGTCGTCGATGGTGTACCGGGCCCCGCCCAACGGGGCGCCCCGGCGGCGCCGGCGGCCCAGCAGCTCCGCCTGCAGGCCCGCCACCCGCTCGGAGAGCTCCCGCACGCGCGTGACGTCCTTGGAGACCTCGATCGCACCCACCAGTCTGCCCTCGTGGAAGATGGGCAGCGTGGAGTTGATCGTGGTCACCCGCTGCCCCTTATAGTTGGCGAAGGTCTGCTCGCGCGGGGGTACGGGCTGGCCGGTGGCCAGCACCTTCAGCAGGGTGGAGGTCTCGGGCGTCAGCGAGGGGAACAGGTCGAGCAGGTGGCGGCCGATCACCTCCTCGGGCGAGAGGCCGTCATTCCTCCCGGCCTGCTCGTTGTAGAGCACCGTCACCCCGTCGCTGTCGATCACGTGTATGCCCTCGTCGATCACCGACATGAGCGCCTTGAGCAGTCGCGTCTGGTCGATCAAGCCTCTCCCTCCCCGCCCGGAGCCAGGCAGCCGCCATCCCACTCGCTCAGCATGGCGCGGATCCGCGGAATCTGCGCCTCGGCCGCCTCGCGGCCCCTGGCCACCAGCTCGGCCACCCGGTCCAGCTCGATCAGGCTGAACTCCCTGAGGTCGGGGCGGATCACCACGTCCGCCGCCGCGATGGCCTGCTGGATCAGCGGCTGCTGCACCAGCGCAAGGCTGTTCATCATGATATGTAACAGGTTCCGGGGCCGCCGGGCCGGGTTCGGCCCCTGGTTGAGCTCCACGCCGATCACCAGGTCTGCCCCCATCCGGCGGGCGGCCGCGGCGGGCACCGGCTGGGTCAGGCCGCCGTCCACGAGCGTGTGCCGGCCGATCCGCACCGGCAGGAAGATGCCGGGGAAGGCACAGCTGGCCCGCACGGCGGTGGCGACGCGGCCGCGGGTGAGCAGAACCTCCCGCCCGTTCAGCAGGTCCGTGGCCAGCGCCGCGAAGGGCAGGCAGAGGTCGCTGAAGCTGAGGTCGCCCACCCGGGCCACCAGGAACCGCTCCAGGCCGTCGGCGTCCAGCAGACCGTCTCGGCGGACGCGCAGCCGCACCAGAGAGCGCCAGTTCATCTCGCCGGCCAGCCGCTCCATGTCCCACGGGTCGCAGCCGGCGGCGTAGAGGGCCCCTACCAGGCTGCCGGCCGAGGTCCCCGCCACCAGGTGAATGGGGATCCGGTGCGCGACCAGCGCCTGCAGCACGCCGATGTGCGCGATGCCCCGGGCAAACCCGCCGCCGAGGGCAAGACCGATCCTGGGCGTTCCGGCCGTACGCCTCACCTCCTCTCTTCGCCGGTGGATTGCGAAACTCCTTGGGTCGGGCGCCGCTACCGGCCGGCTACCAGCCTATGCAAGAGGCAGGGAGGCCTGTGCCTCCCTGCCGCGCGCGTCGCTGTCAGTTGGTGAAGGTAGCCGTGAGAGCCGGGAAGGTACCGCCGTCCTCCTTCGGCAGCGGCGGCAGCGTGAGGGTGACCTCCTCGCCCGCCGGCACGGCATCGCAGTAAAGCTGGAAGTGGATCCCATCCCGGCGCTGGTCCGCGGTCAGCGACCTGCAGGTCAGCGGCCCCGCTGCGGTGCTGGCGGTGGGCATGAGCGCCTCCCGGCCATCCGGCAGCACCAGCCCCTCGCCCCGCACCGTGTAGGCGATGCGGGTCACCTTGTCCCCGGTCGCCGCGGAGGTGACGACGAGGGTCAGCCCGCCGCCCTCCACCGTCTCGCTCAGCTTGACCGTCCGGGTCGGCCGGAAGAGTGCGGCCGTCATGCGCTGCTGGGGATCGAGGTGCAGCTCCACGTCGGGCTCCGCCAGCCGGGCCGCCAGCGGACCCAGCAGCGGAACGGACGCCAGCTGGTATGCCACGTGCGGCTGCGTCGACAGGGCGACCAGCAGGACCGCAGCCGCAGCGGCGACCGGAACGATCGCGGCAGCCCAGCGGCGCCAGGCCGGACGGTGGCTGACGGCCTTCAGGCTCGACTCGATGCGGGCTGCCACGTCGGGCGGGCAGCTGCCCTGGTCGACCCAGGCCTTCAGCCCCTGTGATAGCTTGTCGCCCATCTCTTTCATCGCGTTGGCCTCCTCTGCGCAGGCCTCGCACTGCAGGAGATGTGCATCTATGGCGGCGCGATCCCGCGGTGAGAGCGAACCGTGGAGATACGCCATCAACTCCGACTGCACTTGCTCACACTGCATCGACCCCGCGCCCCTCCTTTCGTGCTTCGACGGCGTTCAGGTGGTTTCGCAGCAGCTTCATCGCTGCGTGGAGGCGGGATTTCACCGTGCCCAGTGGGATGTCGAGGACCCGCGCGATCTCGTCCAGTTGCATGTCGTTCAGGAAACGCAGCACCACGACGACGCGGTAGCGCTCGTCGAGACTGCGCACGGCATCCCAGACGTCGCCGTCATACGGTAGTTCCGTTTCAACGGAACCGTGGGGGCCCAGGTCCTCCGGTTTCTCCACGGGGATGACCCGCATGCGCTTGCGCAGGATCTGGGTACAGGTATTGACCAGGATGCGGCGCATCCAGGCGGGGAAGGCCACGTCGCCGCCCTTCAGCTGGTCGAAGGCACGGTAGGCCCGTATGGTGGCCTCCTGCAGGGCATCGGCGGCATCGGCCTCGTTGCCGAGAATCGCCCAGGCGGTGCGGTAGAGCCGGCCTTGCTCCGGGCGGTACAGGGCGAAGAAGCGTTCCTCCATGCTCACGGGTTCCATCCCTCCTTCTCGGCGTCACCCCCTCCCGCCGTACGCCTCGCCTTGAAGAGCGCGCCACGAGGGAAAAAGGTTCGGCAGGCGCCTGAGAGCTAGCAGCGAATCATAGGAAACGAGGTGGTTTAGGTATGAAACAGGCCCTGGTAAGCTGGAAGGGCGGTATGGCCTTCGAGGCCCGCACCGGCTCGGACCACACGGTGACCATGGATGCCCGCCCCGAGGTCGGCGGCGAGGACCGGGGGCCCCGTCCCACCGAGCTGCTCCTGGCCGCGCTGGGCGGCTGCACCGGCATGGACGTGGTCTCGATCCTGCGCAAGATGCGGGTGCCGTTCGAGCGGGTGGAGGTTGCGGTGGAAGCGGACGAGCGCGCGGAGCACCCGCGGTACTTCGAACGCTTCCGGCTGGTCTACCGCGTATTCGGGCCCGACGTATCCGCAGATCAGGTCCGCCGGGCGGTGGAGCTCTCGGAGACCCGGTACTGCTCCGTGGCCGGCCTCTTCCGCCACGGGGCGGAGATCAGCTACCGCATCGAGATCAACGGCGAGGCCGTTGACTAACAGCAAAAAGGGAGCCCGCGCACCACAGCGGGCTCCTTGTATTTTAGCACAGAATACAGACGTTCGCGTCAGTCATGCGCGCATGCGGGCGCCTCGTTGTCCGTCGGACGCCGGGCGCCAGCGGCTGTCACGCCCGCTCGCGGCCTGGCGCAACCGGCCGGCGCGGGGACGGCGGGCGACCCTTACATCCGCTCGGGCGCCGAGACCCCCAGCAGCCCGAGGGCGTTGGCCAGCACGAT is from Symbiobacterium terraclitae and encodes:
- a CDS encoding sigma-54 interaction domain-containing protein, which translates into the protein MIDQTRLLKALMSVIDEGIHVIDSDGVTVLYNEQAGRNDGLSPEEVIGRHLLDLFPSLTPETSTLLKVLATGQPVPPREQTFANYKGQRVTTINSTLPIFHEGRLVGAIEVSKDVTRVRELSERVAGLQAELLGRRRRRGAPLGGARYTIDDLVGEHPAMATVKERALRAARTDSPVLVYGETGTGKELLVHAIHAASPRRSRPLVAQNCAALPEGLLESLLFGTARGSFTGAEDRPGLFELADGGTLYLDEINSMQPDLQAKLLRVLQDGRIRRLGDAAERQVDVRVIASINEEPWAAVAAGRLRRDLYYRINVVTLELPPLRERRSDIPLLTEHFLAQHSARLGAQRRPLSPEVERLFQIHTWPGNVRELEHALEAALQLAGGPEITLIDLPAHLQRAAAEHGLTGQAPSHPPDRPGVIPLRPDRVDPAQLRRSLAHLERAAVQQALEEADWNLSRAARILGLPRQTLQYRIKVLGLQRPDR
- a CDS encoding RNA polymerase sigma factor, with amino-acid sequence MEERFFALYRPEQGRLYRTAWAILGNEADAADALQEATIRAYRAFDQLKGGDVAFPAWMRRILVNTCTQILRKRMRVIPVEKPEDLGPHGSVETELPYDGDVWDAVRSLDERYRVVVVLRFLNDMQLDEIARVLDIPLGTVKSRLHAAMKLLRNHLNAVEARKEGRGVDAV
- a CDS encoding OsmC family protein — translated: MKQALVSWKGGMAFEARTGSDHTVTMDARPEVGGEDRGPRPTELLLAALGGCTGMDVVSILRKMRVPFERVEVAVEADERAEHPRYFERFRLVYRVFGPDVSADQVRRAVELSETRYCSVAGLFRHGAEISYRIEINGEAVD
- a CDS encoding patatin-like phospholipase family protein; translated protein: MRRTAGTPRIGLALGGGFARGIAHIGVLQALVAHRIPIHLVAGTSAGSLVGALYAAGCDPWDMERLAGEMNWRSLVRLRVRRDGLLDADGLERFLVARVGDLSFSDLCLPFAALATDLLNGREVLLTRGRVATAVRASCAFPGIFLPVRIGRHTLVDGGLTQPVPAAAARRMGADLVIGVELNQGPNPARRPRNLLHIMMNSLALVQQPLIQQAIAAADVVIRPDLREFSLIELDRVAELVARGREAAEAQIPRIRAMLSEWDGGCLAPGGEGEA